The sequence AAGCTCAAGCTCGACATATTGGCAATTATCTATTACAGTAATCAAATTCCAGCACCAAACAGCAGATTCAAAAACCAGCAACAAAAGGAAATCACCATGATGAACAAATAAGAAGAAATGAGATCAAATCAAAATAGGCTCAAGTCAAATCTAATTTCACTatgtaaaagtaaaaaatactagagagagagatgattaTCTCCGGCAAAAGATATGCAAGGCTGCTGCTTTCCGTCGTATAAGAAAAGCTAATCTGATGTTGTAAAATTAGTTGGTGACGAAAGAAGCAGACTGGTAAGAATTTCATGATGTTATGCAGCTTATATTGAtggtatcttttttcttttgaactcCAAGCTCTTTGCTGTTCTGTATTTCTGTTTGCTTGGATCAAAACACTAAGAACACAGAAACATCCTAGGAGCAGGTGGATAGCCGCTTAAAAGCAACAATTACTCTAATGGAATGGAATAAGTTTTCGTTGAAGTATGAATGTAGTGTTTATTACCACTACATTGAGGTAATCATTGGCTGCTTAAGAAGTTATGAAATGGGgttaaaagattttaatgttACTCTAATTTGATGGGGTTAAGAAAATATTCATGAGCAACCATTTCATATACtgggaaataaaaatttagcttgtCCTCGTCAATTTGCAGAATTCCTACTGTATGCAGCCACTAAGTTCATTTCGATTATGAATAAGTAAATCCAtttgaaaaagaattgattTCTTCCTAATAATGTCGAAATCTGGCCAACAAATTCATCAAGCACAGACAACCTTTCATGCGGTCTCCACAGACAATTCAAATGAAAGTAATTGAGGCCTGGCCTCTTAAAAGCACCAACCTTTCATTTCTGACCGATCAAAGTAGTCGCGTTTGAATTACAATCAAGAATCCAACCACCAAAATCAGATTTCGTATTCAAAACAGAGCATATATCATGAAGAGAATTATCGACCGAACAAGCATgcttcaattcaaaatcaaatacatGGATTTGAAAGTTGATACCTTTCGTTTATTTATAACACCAAATCTAATAACGTACATACAAAAAAGGAAGAGGGGATCAAAATTTAACAAGAACTTACAGTtagatagagaaaaagaaaatcctacCAAACCTTCAATTCATTTCTCCAAACAAAGTCCCACAGTGGCCTGTCTTTTACGCCCTGATCCAATTCAACTCGTGTCCTGCAAATAGGACATGCAGAAACCTTAACAAGCCACGCATCCACACATTTCCTATGAAACACATGACCACAGCCAACAAGGTTTCTACACCACTGCCCTTGATTTATCTCTTCAAGACAAACCACACATGAACTTTGATCAGCACCCGTTTCGGGTCTCGTCTTAGTCGAAAATCTGAACTTTGGGAGCTTCTTTAAGTCTTTGAGAGGCAACGCCTTTGAGGAATTGGAGGATGTAGTCGAGTGGCGGTGGAGTGCGGAGGTGGCAAAGAGGAGGAGGATAGCGGCAACACCAaggaataggaaaaaaaagatggtgaTTGCAGTCATTATTATGGCTTTCAGGATTAAAGAAAGAAACtcttggtttggttttggtggTGCGCCACCGTGTGTACGGTGGTGATCATGGTGGTGGTAAGGAGGAGGCATGTTTACACATGGAAGTGAATGAATGGAAAGGAAAAGGTTTTTGGTAACTACAAAAGTTGGATCCAAGAGATGAGtatgagaaaagaagaaaagagatgtGCGGTTTTCACGACTCCACTTTTAGTTttctacttttctttctttctatgggCAGAAAAAGGCAGCTAAGGTTATCAATTTCATTttgataagaatttttttttaattgaaataaaatattttaattttaaaatattttaatatgctgttttgtggttatatatatatatatattaattataaattatgcaatataaacacaataccaaacaaatataatttcaaaatttaaaatatttctaaatagtcaaaattaaatagatctaaaacttaaagtaatttaatttaaacaaaatatcaaaatattatgaaagtaaaatattttaacacagatattttaaatataaaattaggttaatgttatcaaggctaatgaAATCTAAAGCATCTcttattttgctcaaattcctacaaagtataaacatgaaaaaaataacataaatataaataagatatattagtaataaatctaattttaaaaaattaatatcattgttaatgaaaataataataataattttcaatattattattaatatcattattattgaaaataataatgaaaaaaaggtttttatctttcggtggtttaattaatcaaattgaacaatgttcaatttgatttaatagcTTTTCAAGAGCGGAACGGAACATGTGAAATGAAACCGGAACATTTCGATCAAAATTTAGCCAAAAAATCCAGAACGGaccaagatttaaaatgagataaaaattgttccattttgttttgttttttaaattgatatggaATGTTTCGGCCATTTCAGATAAAATAGAACAGAATTAACAACCTTGCTTTGAATActgaaaacatattattaagatatttttaaatattttaaaaaataatatttaacacGATAATGAATGAAAACTAAATTAAGAAGGTGGTAGCTAATTGTCAAGGTGATGATTTCGTAATGCTTACATGTTGTTTTATGCGTTGGatatctgaaaaataaattattttttctatgtttaatACGGTCAAAACCCATGTTTAGTATAGTAATATAGTTTATTTAtgagaaagaattttttttataaaaaaaatagtttttataaaaaaataaattcatgaaaaataaattattttttatgtttaatattgtcaaaaaaataatttttaatatttgtctacattataaaaaatcacttattaatattttttttctaaatttattaaaagattgaGATCAAatatgattgataaaaaaaaattaaaaagatgatgaaattaaaaaaaaaatttcataaattatttcaaataaaacaaaaaacaatcaaaagaatcggaccaaatatgatatataaaaaaattaaaagatgatgaaattgaaaaataatatttaatttcataaattattttaaataaaataaatagcaataaaaaataaagaccaaatttgatagataaaaaatttcaattaataaaaagatagggaaaaatcaaataacaataaaaaaataaggatgaaagttggtataaaaatcaaatcaaattaaattctaagaaatgagattgaaaaaagtaaatttaaaataaaatatataccaatcaaaagATTTGGGGACcaagaataatataattaacaaataacaaaatatttttgaattttcataacttttaaaaaatattttccacttaaaataaaaggcaaataCTTTGTTAAAAACcaagataaattttttctttaaccagaAAATGTCTTTCATTAACCAATTTtttctaatagaaaataaataaaaaatttaaaaaataatttctaaaaactcaattttcttgAAACAAACTCGACAGTAGTTTCTTTTGTATTGGATTGCTTGGTTGAAGAATGAAGTATtgttaaaactatattttattttaattataattttaaaaatatacgtGTCGTAGTTTGTCACAgttttgtatgattttttttttgaaaactttcttCTGAAATCCTATTTTAGAAAgctatgatttatattttttaaaatttattttttaaaactatgatcagaaaaactataataatgCTAAAGACACACTTACAAGAGttcttatcattaaaaaaaaaaggaaaaaaaaaaagaatacaagaCAAGAAAATACCAAGTTATTAGATAGGTAGACCTATAGAATTGTAAGCGTCTGTTTGGCACTTGACACTatgttaacttttgttttctaatgtatttttttaaattat is a genomic window of Populus alba chromosome 18, ASM523922v2, whole genome shotgun sequence containing:
- the LOC118034249 gene encoding RING-H2 finger protein ATL56 translates to MPPPYHHHDHHRTHGGAPPKPNQEFLSLILKAIIMTAITIFFFLFLGVAAILLLFATSALHRHSTTSSNSSKALPLKDLKKLPKFRFSTKTRPETGADQSSCVVCLEEINQGQWCRNLVGCGHVFHRKCVDAWLVKVSACPICRTRVELDQGVKDRPLWDFVWRNELKVW